From Thermomonas sp. XSG, one genomic window encodes:
- a CDS encoding MFS transporter — MIEILRHPSFRSLFLAQVIALVGTGLATVALALLAYDLAGDQAGAVLGTALAIKMTVYVLLSPVAAALIPRMHRKAVLIALDLVRAGVALCLPFVTEIWQVYLLIALLQSASACFTPLFQSLIPEILTEERDYTRALSLSRLAYDLESLLSPMLAAALLAVINFHGLFAGTSLGFVLSALLVLATQFPAVADARNGGSPYARAIRGMRIYLRTPRLRGLLALNLVAAAGGAMVFVNTVVVVRTILGGGDREVAWALAAFGGGSMSVALLLPKVLDRIPDRRVMLMAAAAMALTLIATAVLWQRMEGHIGWQVLIPAWILLGMAYAGLVTPGGRLLRRSADPDDLPFLFAAQFSLSHACWLLCYPLAGWVGARFGLGSALAALSGVAAVGLLFAWRTWPRRDPDVVEHSHPELADDHPHLADHQVGNGKHAHAYRIDELHGRWPQ; from the coding sequence ATGATCGAGATCCTGCGGCACCCCAGCTTCCGCTCGCTCTTCCTTGCTCAGGTCATCGCCCTGGTAGGGACGGGCCTCGCCACCGTGGCCTTGGCGTTACTGGCCTACGATCTGGCCGGTGACCAGGCAGGTGCCGTGCTCGGCACGGCGCTGGCGATCAAGATGACGGTGTACGTCTTGCTGTCGCCAGTGGCAGCAGCGCTCATTCCACGTATGCACCGCAAGGCCGTGCTGATCGCGCTGGATCTGGTGCGCGCCGGCGTGGCGCTATGCCTGCCGTTCGTCACGGAGATATGGCAGGTGTATCTGCTCATCGCCCTCCTGCAGTCGGCATCCGCGTGCTTCACGCCACTGTTCCAGTCGCTGATCCCCGAAATCCTGACCGAAGAGCGCGACTACACCCGCGCCCTGTCGCTCTCGCGCTTGGCGTACGATCTGGAGAGCCTGCTCAGCCCGATGCTCGCGGCCGCGCTGTTGGCGGTAATCAACTTCCACGGGTTGTTCGCCGGCACGTCGCTGGGCTTCGTGCTCTCTGCCTTGCTGGTGCTGGCCACGCAGTTCCCAGCCGTGGCCGATGCGCGTAACGGAGGCAGCCCGTATGCGCGGGCGATCCGCGGGATGCGGATTTACCTGCGCACGCCACGCCTGCGCGGCTTGCTCGCGTTGAACCTGGTCGCGGCAGCGGGTGGCGCCATGGTGTTCGTCAATACAGTCGTGGTCGTGCGCACGATCCTGGGCGGCGGCGATCGCGAAGTGGCTTGGGCACTGGCTGCATTCGGCGGCGGCTCGATGTCCGTCGCGCTGCTGCTGCCAAAAGTGCTGGATCGCATCCCGGATCGCAGGGTAATGCTTATGGCAGCAGCGGCGATGGCGCTTACCCTGATCGCGACGGCCGTCCTTTGGCAAAGAATGGAAGGCCACATTGGCTGGCAAGTGTTGATCCCCGCATGGATCCTGCTCGGCATGGCCTACGCGGGTCTGGTTACCCCCGGTGGACGGCTCTTGCGAAGATCCGCAGATCCCGATGACCTGCCGTTCCTCTTCGCCGCACAGTTCTCACTGTCCCACGCGTGCTGGCTGCTGTGCTACCCGCTCGCCGGATGGGTCGGCGCGCGCTTCGGTCTCGGCAGCGCGCTCGCCGCCTTGAGTGGCGTGGCCGCGGTCGGGTTGCTGTTCGCCTGGCGGACCTGGCCGCGCCGCGATCCGGACGTGGTGGAACACAGCCATCCTGAGTTGGCTGATGACCACCCACATCTCGCGGACCACCAGGTCGGCAACGGAAAGCATGCGCACGCGTACAGGATCGACGAATTGCATGGGCGCTGGCCGCAGTGA
- a CDS encoding transmembrane anchor protein translates to MYNTPLPNAADLPSKRKLLRSTLIALAVAIALLITVVLPAEYAIDPTGIGRMLGLTEMGEIKGQLAEEATADAARDAALAAQDAADKRAATPVEPSAEAAAAVAPTAGSSWRDQMQVVLQPGEGAEIKLAMKAGQRAQFSWSAQGGAVNFDTHGDGGGQSISYEKGRSVPADDGEIEAAFDGNHGWYWRNRGDAPVTVVVRVRGQYTDIKRVA, encoded by the coding sequence ATGTACAACACACCACTCCCCAACGCCGCCGATCTGCCGTCGAAGCGGAAACTGCTGCGTTCGACGCTGATCGCCTTGGCGGTCGCAATTGCCCTGCTCATCACCGTCGTCTTGCCGGCCGAATACGCGATTGACCCGACCGGCATTGGCCGAATGCTGGGATTGACCGAGATGGGCGAGATCAAGGGACAATTGGCCGAAGAAGCGACAGCGGATGCGGCGCGCGATGCAGCGCTTGCCGCCCAGGACGCGGCAGACAAGCGCGCGGCTACCCCCGTCGAGCCAAGCGCAGAAGCAGCCGCTGCTGTTGCGCCAACGGCAGGGTCGTCCTGGAGAGATCAAATGCAGGTCGTGCTTCAGCCTGGTGAGGGTGCCGAAATCAAGCTCGCAATGAAGGCGGGGCAGCGTGCCCAGTTCAGTTGGAGCGCCCAAGGCGGTGCGGTGAACTTCGATACCCATGGTGACGGCGGCGGACAGTCCATCAGCTACGAGAAAGGCCGCAGCGTTCCCGCAGACGATGGCGAGATCGAAGCTGCCTTCGATGGCAACCACGGCTGGTATTGGCGCAATCGCGGCGACGCTCCGGTCACCGTTGTTGTCCGCGTGCGCGGCCAGTACACCGACATCAAACGCGTTGCTTGA
- a CDS encoding HupE/UreJ family protein → MSGDAFAHAVAEGDKGYIQEISGVHLISFMYLGAKHMATGYDHILFLLGVIFFLYRMKDIALYVTLFAIGHSTTMLLGVYFNIGINSYLIDAIIGLSVVYKALDNIGAFQRWFGFQPNTKAATLIFGLFHGFGLSSKILDYDISPDGLVPNLLAFNVGVEIGQLLALGAVLIAMSYWRRTKGFWRHAYTANVAMMCAGFVLIGMQLTGYFVS, encoded by the coding sequence ATGTCAGGCGATGCGTTCGCTCATGCCGTGGCCGAGGGCGACAAGGGCTACATCCAGGAGATCTCAGGAGTGCACCTGATCTCCTTCATGTACCTGGGTGCCAAGCACATGGCCACCGGTTACGACCACATCCTGTTCCTGCTTGGCGTAATCTTCTTTCTCTACCGGATGAAGGACATCGCGCTTTACGTCACGCTGTTCGCGATCGGGCACTCGACCACGATGTTGCTGGGCGTCTACTTCAACATCGGCATCAACAGCTACCTGATCGACGCCATCATCGGGCTCTCCGTGGTCTACAAGGCGCTCGACAACATCGGAGCGTTCCAGCGCTGGTTCGGCTTCCAGCCCAATACCAAGGCCGCCACGCTGATCTTCGGCCTGTTCCACGGTTTCGGCCTGTCGAGCAAGATCCTCGACTACGACATCTCCCCGGATGGGCTGGTACCCAACCTGCTGGCCTTCAACGTGGGCGTGGAAATCGGGCAACTGCTGGCGCTCGGCGCGGTACTGATCGCCATGAGCTATTGGCGCCGCACCAAGGGCTTCTGGCGCCACGCCTACACCGCCAACGTCGCAATGATGTGCGCCGGATTCGTGCTGATCGGCATGCAGCTCACTGGCTATTTCGTTTCCTGA
- a CDS encoding CusA/CzcA family heavy metal efflux RND transporter translates to MLERIIRAAIAHRWLVLLLVLGVSALGIWSYGRLPIDAVPDITNVQVQVNTEAPGYSPLEAEQRVTFPVETALAGMARLQYTRSISRYGLSQVTVVFEDGTDIYFARQQVAERLQAAASQLPEGVEPTLGPVATGLGEIFMYTVEAEEGAKKEDGQPWTPTDLRTLQDWVIRPQLRNLKGVTEVNTIGGNVQQFHVTPDPAKLIAYNLTLEDLLRAIERNNANTGAGYIERGGEQNLIRIPGQVGDEEGLRGITVAMRDGLPLRISDVAEVHIGSELRTGAATKDGHEVVLGTVFMLIGENSREVAVRAADRLKEIDATLPEGVSARSIYDRTRLVDRSIATVQKNLLEGALLVIAVLFLLLGNIRAALITAAVIPVAMLMTITGMVQNRVSANLMSLGALDFGLIVDGAVIIVENCLRRFGERQHTLGRLLTREERFDLAASASAEVIKPSLFGLFIIAAVYLPIFALTGVEGKTFHPMAITVVMALTAAMMLSLTFVPAAVAQFVTGKVEEKETRVMRAMNRIYAPLLQKALAMRTLVVAAAAVLVVLCGLLATRLGTEFIPNLDEGDIALHALRIPGTSLTQAVGMQEQLESRIKQFPEVDKVVGKLGTAEVATDPMPPSVADTFILLKDRKDWPDPRKPKTELVAELEKAVRAIPGNNYEFTQPVQMRMNELIAGVRAEVAIKVFGDDLEELAGVGKQIEALASTIPGNADVKLEQVTGLPLMVITPDRAALARYGLAVADIQDTVASAMGGANAGQLFEGDRRFDIVVRLPEAERQDPKALAALPIKLPAGTGSVDEASSVHVPGVVPLSAVAKIEVELGPNQVSRENGKRRVVITSNVRGRDLGSFVEELRAKVDDEIELPPGTWVEYGGTFEQLISASQRLSVVVPVVLVMIFGLLFMAFGSGKDAAIVFSGVPLALTGGVLALWLRGIPFSISAGVGFIALSGVAVLNGLVMITFIRRLREQGDPLHEAVIDGALTRLRPVLMTALVASLGFVPMAVNVGTGAEVQRPLATVVIGGIISSTLLTLLVLPALYRLIHRKDADAPDSARTSPDRAVPIQVPGQ, encoded by the coding sequence ATGCTTGAACGCATCATTCGCGCGGCGATCGCACATCGCTGGCTGGTCCTGCTGCTGGTCCTGGGCGTGTCCGCGCTCGGGATCTGGAGCTATGGCCGCCTGCCGATCGACGCCGTGCCTGACATCACCAACGTCCAGGTCCAGGTCAACACTGAAGCACCTGGTTACTCGCCACTGGAAGCCGAACAGCGGGTGACCTTCCCGGTCGAAACCGCATTGGCTGGCATGGCGCGACTGCAGTACACACGATCGATCTCGCGCTACGGGCTATCGCAGGTAACCGTCGTCTTCGAGGACGGCACCGACATCTACTTCGCCCGGCAGCAAGTGGCCGAACGCCTTCAGGCAGCCGCATCGCAGCTTCCCGAAGGCGTCGAGCCGACACTCGGCCCCGTCGCGACGGGTTTGGGCGAGATCTTCATGTACACCGTCGAGGCCGAGGAAGGCGCCAAGAAAGAAGATGGCCAGCCGTGGACACCGACCGACCTGCGCACGTTGCAGGACTGGGTCATCCGTCCGCAGCTGCGCAACCTCAAGGGTGTGACCGAGGTCAACACCATTGGCGGCAATGTCCAACAGTTCCACGTCACGCCGGATCCGGCCAAGCTCATTGCCTACAACCTGACGCTCGAAGACCTGTTGCGTGCGATCGAGCGCAACAACGCCAATACGGGTGCCGGCTACATCGAGCGTGGTGGCGAGCAGAACCTGATCCGCATCCCAGGCCAGGTCGGTGATGAGGAGGGCCTGCGCGGGATCACGGTGGCGATGCGCGACGGCTTGCCGTTGCGGATCAGCGACGTCGCCGAAGTCCACATCGGCTCGGAACTGCGCACGGGTGCCGCGACCAAGGATGGGCACGAAGTCGTGCTCGGCACGGTGTTCATGCTGATCGGCGAGAACAGCCGCGAGGTGGCGGTCCGCGCCGCTGACCGGCTGAAGGAGATCGACGCGACCTTGCCCGAAGGCGTGAGCGCTCGCTCGATCTACGACCGCACGCGGCTGGTCGATCGCAGCATCGCCACAGTCCAGAAGAACCTGCTGGAAGGTGCACTGCTGGTCATCGCCGTGCTGTTCCTGCTGTTGGGCAACATCCGCGCCGCCCTGATCACGGCCGCGGTCATCCCGGTGGCGATGCTGATGACGATTACCGGTATGGTGCAGAACCGGGTCTCGGCCAACCTGATGAGTCTGGGCGCGCTCGACTTCGGCCTGATCGTCGATGGTGCGGTGATCATCGTGGAGAACTGCCTGCGTCGCTTCGGTGAACGCCAGCACACACTCGGGCGCCTGCTGACCCGTGAAGAACGGTTCGATCTGGCCGCTTCGGCGAGTGCGGAAGTCATCAAACCCAGTCTGTTCGGGCTCTTCATCATCGCGGCCGTGTATCTGCCGATCTTTGCCCTGACCGGCGTGGAGGGCAAGACATTCCACCCCATGGCGATCACGGTGGTCATGGCGCTGACAGCCGCCATGATGCTCTCGCTGACCTTCGTACCAGCGGCTGTGGCGCAGTTCGTCACCGGCAAGGTGGAGGAAAAGGAAACGCGTGTAATGCGGGCAATGAACAGGATCTATGCGCCGCTTCTGCAAAAGGCGCTGGCGATGCGGACATTGGTCGTGGCGGCCGCGGCGGTGCTGGTGGTGCTGTGCGGACTGTTGGCCACGCGGCTGGGTACCGAGTTCATCCCGAACCTGGATGAAGGCGACATCGCCCTGCATGCCTTGCGCATTCCGGGCACCAGCCTGACCCAGGCCGTGGGAATGCAGGAGCAACTTGAATCACGGATCAAGCAGTTCCCGGAGGTCGACAAGGTGGTCGGCAAACTCGGCACGGCAGAGGTGGCCACCGACCCGATGCCACCGTCGGTGGCCGATACCTTCATTCTGCTCAAGGACCGCAAGGACTGGCCGGATCCGCGCAAGCCGAAAACGGAACTTGTCGCCGAGCTCGAGAAGGCAGTACGCGCCATCCCCGGCAACAACTACGAGTTCACCCAACCGGTGCAGATGCGCATGAACGAGCTCATCGCCGGTGTGCGTGCGGAAGTGGCGATCAAGGTGTTCGGGGACGATCTGGAAGAACTGGCAGGCGTTGGCAAACAGATCGAGGCGCTCGCCAGCACCATTCCGGGCAACGCCGACGTCAAGCTGGAACAGGTGACGGGCCTGCCGCTGATGGTGATCACGCCGGATCGAGCCGCGCTGGCACGCTACGGCCTGGCCGTTGCCGACATCCAGGACACCGTGGCCTCCGCCATGGGCGGCGCGAACGCCGGGCAGCTGTTCGAAGGCGATCGACGCTTCGACATCGTGGTACGGCTGCCGGAAGCCGAACGTCAGGATCCCAAGGCCTTGGCCGCCTTGCCGATCAAGTTGCCGGCAGGAACTGGCAGTGTCGACGAGGCCTCGTCCGTCCATGTCCCCGGTGTCGTGCCGTTGAGCGCGGTGGCGAAGATCGAGGTCGAACTGGGGCCGAACCAGGTGAGCCGCGAGAACGGCAAGCGCCGCGTGGTGATCACCTCGAACGTGCGTGGCCGCGACTTGGGTTCGTTCGTGGAGGAACTGCGTGCGAAGGTGGACGACGAGATCGAGCTGCCGCCCGGCACCTGGGTCGAGTACGGCGGCACGTTCGAGCAGTTGATCTCCGCAAGCCAACGCCTGAGCGTCGTGGTACCCGTGGTCCTGGTCATGATCTTCGGGCTGCTGTTCATGGCCTTCGGTTCGGGCAAGGATGCGGCAATCGTGTTCAGTGGCGTCCCACTGGCCCTGACCGGCGGTGTTCTGGCGCTGTGGCTGCGCGGCATCCCGTTCTCGATCTCGGCCGGCGTCGGCTTCATCGCGTTGTCGGGTGTGGCTGTGCTCAACGGCCTGGTGATGATCACCTTCATCCGCCGCCTGCGCGAGCAGGGCGATCCGCTGCACGAGGCGGTGATCGATGGGGCCTTGACGCGTCTGCGGCCGGTGCTGATGACGGCGCTGGTGGCCAGCCTGGGTTTCGTGCCGATGGCGGTCAATGTCGGCACCGGCGCCGAGGTACAGCGCCCCCTGGCGACCGTGGTGATCGGCGGCATCATCTCGTCCACCTTGCTGACCCTGCTGGTGCTACCCGCGCTCTACCGGCTCATCCATCGCAAAGATGCCGATGCGCCGGATAGCGCACGCACGTCACCTGACCGAGCCGTTCCGATACAGGTGCCGGGCCAATGA
- a CDS encoding efflux RND transporter periplasmic adaptor subunit → MIRLAIATLLLTLLAACGRGESAKETSVAGEAAAPASGEYERGPHRGRMLRDGDFALEVTIFETNVPPQYRLYAYQNDKPLPPASVQATIQLKRLDGEVNDFTFKAENDYLTGSGEVTEPHSFDVEVKAQHAGKTHRWAFDSYEGRTTIPAEAATAAGVKIEAAGSAVVRNTVRLMGTVALDENRHAEIKARFPGIVRSVHVQQGQRVRRGQTLAVVEGNDSMRSYPVTAPFDGVVLARNTNVGDVAGSNTLVELANLSEVWVELRAIGADAEKLAIGQEVDINSATGESNTSGKIQTLLPLASGQSVVARATIDNTEGRWRPGMTVSAEVVVGAREVPLAVKESGLQRFRDFTVVFAQVGETYEVRMLELGERDGVYAEVLGGLKPGTRYVAEQSFLIKADVDKSGASHDH, encoded by the coding sequence ATGATTCGTCTTGCAATTGCCACGTTGTTGCTCACGCTCCTGGCCGCGTGCGGTCGCGGTGAGAGCGCCAAGGAGACCTCTGTCGCAGGCGAAGCCGCGGCACCTGCCTCGGGCGAATACGAACGCGGTCCGCACCGCGGTCGCATGCTGCGCGATGGCGATTTCGCGCTTGAAGTCACCATCTTCGAGACGAACGTGCCGCCGCAATACCGCCTCTACGCATATCAGAACGACAAGCCGCTTCCACCCGCAAGCGTGCAGGCGACGATCCAGCTCAAGCGCCTGGATGGTGAGGTCAACGACTTCACTTTCAAGGCGGAGAACGACTACCTGACCGGCAGCGGCGAGGTCACCGAGCCGCATTCGTTCGATGTCGAGGTCAAGGCACAGCATGCAGGCAAGACGCATCGCTGGGCGTTCGATTCCTATGAAGGGCGAACCACGATCCCTGCAGAGGCAGCGACAGCCGCTGGCGTCAAGATCGAAGCTGCCGGTTCGGCGGTGGTGCGCAATACGGTGCGCCTGATGGGCACGGTGGCACTCGACGAGAACCGCCACGCGGAGATCAAGGCACGCTTCCCCGGCATCGTCCGCTCGGTGCATGTGCAACAGGGCCAGCGCGTACGCCGTGGCCAGACCCTGGCTGTGGTGGAAGGCAATGACAGCATGCGCAGCTATCCGGTGACCGCCCCGTTCGATGGCGTCGTCTTGGCGCGCAACACCAACGTAGGCGATGTGGCTGGCAGCAACACGCTGGTGGAACTGGCCAATCTGTCCGAGGTGTGGGTGGAACTGCGTGCGATTGGCGCGGATGCCGAGAAGCTCGCCATCGGTCAGGAAGTCGACATCAACTCCGCCACCGGCGAGAGCAATACCAGCGGCAAGATCCAGACCCTGTTGCCGTTGGCCTCGGGCCAAAGCGTGGTCGCCCGCGCCACCATCGACAACACCGAAGGCCGTTGGCGTCCGGGCATGACGGTCTCCGCGGAAGTTGTCGTGGGTGCGCGTGAGGTGCCGCTGGCGGTGAAGGAATCAGGTTTGCAGCGCTTTCGCGATTTCACCGTGGTCTTCGCACAAGTGGGCGAGACCTATGAGGTGCGGATGCTGGAACTGGGTGAGCGCGACGGCGTGTACGCCGAAGTGCTGGGCGGGCTCAAGCCAGGGACGCGCTACGTCGCCGAACAGAGCTTCCTGATCAAGGCCGACGTCGACAAGTCCGGCGCCAGCCACGACCACTAA
- a CDS encoding TolC family protein: MAGAFGAVPLSGRAAEPLRLQDAIARALAGSPTVIAEQAHLQAIQAKAQREALPTPYTVGGDLENVVGTGALSGFSSAETTLRIGRVLELGGKRQAREALGAAEVGQQQNQAEVARIEIASRTATRFIEVVADQRRLAFAQDRVKQAERTRREVATWVAAARNPESDLRAAEIAVAEAELKREHAEHELLSARMTLASSWGSIEPDFSTAVGEFDALPPVEPFEYLVARLPATPEQRANLLEAETIAARRRVAQAAAKPDITVSLGVRRLQALGDQGLVLSASMPLGNRKRSAFSVAEADAQLAALSARRDATRYERHQELFERYQELGHARLETDTLRKSMIPKAEQALAFTRRGFEAGNFSFLALAQAQRTLFELRERSTEAAARYHTLLVEVERLTAAAQDTTP; this comes from the coding sequence ATGGCCGGAGCCTTCGGCGCTGTCCCGTTGTCGGGACGCGCCGCCGAACCCTTGCGCCTGCAAGACGCCATCGCCCGTGCGTTGGCAGGAAGTCCCACCGTCATCGCCGAACAGGCACACCTGCAGGCCATCCAGGCCAAGGCGCAGCGTGAAGCCTTGCCCACGCCCTATACCGTGGGCGGCGATCTGGAAAATGTCGTCGGCACCGGTGCCCTGAGTGGCTTCTCGTCTGCTGAAACCACGCTGCGCATCGGGCGCGTCCTGGAACTGGGCGGTAAACGCCAGGCACGGGAAGCCCTCGGTGCCGCCGAGGTCGGCCAGCAGCAGAACCAGGCCGAAGTCGCGCGCATCGAGATCGCCAGTCGTACCGCCACCCGCTTCATTGAAGTCGTTGCCGATCAGCGCCGACTCGCTTTTGCCCAGGACCGGGTAAAGCAGGCCGAACGCACGCGTCGCGAGGTTGCCACATGGGTTGCCGCTGCGCGCAATCCGGAGTCCGACCTGCGTGCCGCCGAGATCGCAGTCGCCGAAGCCGAGCTGAAGCGCGAACACGCCGAGCATGAACTGCTAAGTGCGCGCATGACGCTTGCGTCAAGTTGGGGGTCGATCGAGCCCGATTTTTCGACTGCGGTTGGCGAGTTCGACGCTTTGCCGCCGGTCGAACCGTTCGAGTACCTCGTGGCGAGGCTCCCGGCAACGCCGGAGCAACGGGCAAACCTGCTGGAAGCCGAGACCATCGCTGCTCGCCGTCGTGTCGCACAAGCGGCGGCCAAGCCCGACATCACTGTCAGCCTTGGTGTCCGCCGATTGCAGGCGCTAGGGGATCAGGGACTGGTGTTGTCGGCGTCGATGCCATTGGGCAATCGCAAGCGCTCCGCGTTTTCGGTCGCCGAGGCGGATGCCCAGTTGGCTGCGCTCAGTGCACGACGCGATGCGACACGCTACGAGCGACATCAGGAACTGTTCGAGCGCTACCAGGAACTCGGTCACGCGCGCCTGGAAACCGACACCCTGCGCAAATCCATGATCCCGAAGGCCGAGCAAGCATTGGCCTTCACCCGCCGCGGATTCGAGGCCGGCAACTTCTCCTTCCTCGCTCTGGCGCAGGCCCAACGCACCTTGTTCGAGCTGCGTGAGCGCAGCACCGAAGCCGCCGCCCGTTACCACACCCTGCTGGTCGAGGTTGAGCGCCTCACCGCCGCTGCCCAGGACACCACGCCATGA
- the chrA gene encoding chromate efflux transporter, translating to MAPTPLETHAVPREALGRLFLRFLRFGALAWGGPVAQIGMIRHELVEQERWISKEQFNRVLAVYQVLPGPEAHELCVYFGYRSRGRLGGLLAGLGFMLPGFILMLTLSCLYIRHGLRLEGWTSVFTAAQAAVAALIVRAIVRIGGHVLEDRWLWMVATAAMLAQLANVHFAIVLVAGGLIYLCAREHRKALAGWLLSAAVALVLVKVWKEEALTGLHALASRVDESSAFAADTVGVLALFWSGLKAGLLTFGGAYTVIPFLQRDAVSQGAWMSNGQFLDGLALSGLLPAPLVIFATFVGYVGGGPWGAVAMTAGVFLPAFAFTLLGHDTMERWVHRPRVTEFLAGVTAAVVGLIAGTTLALLLGSIRGMHEVLIFAVVLGLLFWSKARWIVPVVILGAALYGWAIRALGG from the coding sequence ATGGCACCCACTCCTCTCGAAACGCATGCCGTTCCGCGAGAAGCTTTGGGTCGCCTGTTCCTGCGCTTCCTGCGTTTTGGCGCCCTGGCATGGGGCGGCCCGGTCGCGCAGATCGGAATGATCCGACACGAGCTGGTCGAGCAGGAACGCTGGATCAGCAAGGAGCAGTTCAACCGCGTGCTGGCGGTGTACCAGGTGCTGCCGGGCCCGGAAGCACACGAACTGTGCGTGTATTTCGGCTATCGGTCGCGGGGACGGCTGGGCGGCCTGCTCGCCGGGCTGGGCTTCATGCTGCCGGGTTTCATCCTGATGTTGACGTTGTCCTGTCTGTATATCCGGCACGGTCTGCGACTGGAAGGATGGACTTCGGTGTTCACTGCCGCGCAGGCGGCGGTAGCGGCCCTGATCGTCCGCGCCATTGTCCGTATCGGCGGTCACGTGCTGGAAGACCGTTGGCTGTGGATGGTCGCCACAGCGGCGATGCTGGCGCAGCTCGCCAACGTGCATTTCGCCATCGTCCTGGTCGCGGGTGGGCTGATCTATCTGTGCGCACGCGAGCACCGCAAGGCACTTGCCGGATGGCTTCTGAGCGCCGCAGTGGCGCTTGTTCTGGTGAAGGTATGGAAGGAAGAAGCCCTGACGGGCCTGCATGCTTTGGCGAGCCGCGTGGATGAAAGTTCGGCATTCGCTGCGGACACCGTGGGTGTTCTTGCGCTGTTCTGGTCCGGGCTGAAAGCCGGGTTGCTGACCTTCGGTGGGGCCTACACGGTGATCCCGTTCCTGCAGCGTGATGCGGTCAGTCAGGGTGCCTGGATGAGCAATGGCCAGTTCCTGGACGGCTTGGCGCTGTCGGGTCTGTTGCCCGCACCGCTGGTGATCTTCGCCACCTTCGTCGGCTACGTCGGTGGTGGGCCATGGGGCGCGGTCGCGATGACGGCGGGGGTATTCCTGCCTGCATTTGCCTTCACGTTGCTCGGGCATGACACCATGGAACGCTGGGTGCACCGTCCGCGCGTCACCGAGTTCCTCGCAGGGGTGACGGCCGCGGTGGTGGGCTTGATCGCCGGTACCACGCTTGCGCTGTTGCTTGGCAGCATCCGGGGCATGCATGAGGTGCTGATCTTCGCAGTCGTTCTGGGGCTGCTGTTCTGGTCCAAGGCGCGTTGGATCGTTCCGGTAGTGATTCTCGGCGCGGCGTTGTACGGCTGGGCGATACGCGCCCTGGGCGGCTAG
- a CDS encoding IS3 family transposase (programmed frameshift), with translation MKKRFSEEQIIGFLREAEAGLPVKELCRKHGFSEASYYLWRSKFGGMSVPDAKRLKELETENGRLKKLLAEQVLENEVIKDVLRKKLVSAPARRGQVRYMMTRGLSERRALAVLRMSASAYRYQPAPDRNVDLREQILALAQRYKRYGVGMIYLKLRQAGVLVNYKRVERLYQEAKLQVRRRKRKKVPVADRQPLLRPSRANEVWSMDFVFDRTADGRVLKALVIVDDATHELVAIEVERAISGHGVARILDRLAVQRGLPRVIRTDNGKEFCGKAMLEWAHARGVAMRLIEPGKPNQNAYVESLNGRLRDECLNEHWFTSLLHARTVIETWRREYNEERPKKVLGGLTPSDYASQLASATIDPGL, from the exons GTGAAGAAGCGCTTTTCCGAAGAGCAGATCATCGGCTTCCTGCGTGAGGCCGAGGCCGGGCTGCCGGTCAAGGAGCTGTGCCGCAAGCACGGCTTCAGCGAGGCGTCGTACTACCTGTGGCGGAGCAAGTTCGGGGGCATGAGCGTGCCCGATGCAAAGCGCTTGAAGGAGCTGGAGACCGAGAACGGGCGGCTGAAGAAGCTCCTGGCAGAGCAGGTGCTCGAGAACGAGGTCATCAAGGACGTCCTGCGAAAAAAGT TGGTGAGCGCGCCGGCTCGACGCGGGCAGGTGCGCTACATGATGACCAGGGGGCTGAGCGAGCGGCGAGCCTTGGCGGTGCTGCGCATGAGTGCCAGCGCGTATCGCTACCAGCCGGCGCCCGATCGCAACGTCGATCTCCGCGAGCAGATCCTCGCACTGGCCCAGCGATACAAGCGCTACGGCGTCGGGATGATCTACCTCAAGCTCAGGCAGGCGGGAGTTCTCGTGAACTACAAGCGCGTGGAGCGGCTGTACCAGGAAGCGAAGCTGCAGGTGCGGCGCCGGAAGCGGAAGAAGGTGCCGGTCGCCGACCGGCAGCCGCTGCTGCGTCCGAGCCGTGCCAACGAGGTCTGGTCGATGGACTTCGTGTTCGACCGGACCGCGGATGGCCGGGTACTCAAGGCGCTCGTGATCGTGGATGACGCGACGCACGAGCTAGTGGCGATCGAGGTCGAGCGGGCCATTTCCGGACATGGCGTCGCTCGCATCCTGGACCGCTTGGCGGTGCAACGTGGCCTGCCGCGGGTCATCCGCACCGACAACGGCAAGGAGTTCTGCGGCAAGGCGATGCTCGAATGGGCGCATGCCCGCGGTGTTGCCATGCGCCTGATCGAGCCGGGCAAGCCCAACCAGAACGCCTATGTCGAGAGCCTCAACGGCCGCCTGCGCGACGAGTGCCTCAACGAACACTGGTTCACCAGCCTGCTGCATGCCCGAACCGTCATCGAAACCTGGCGCCGCGAGTACAACGAGGAGCGACCCAAGAAGGTGCTCGGCGGACTGACCCCGAGCGACTACGCCAGCCAGCTGGCATCCGCTACGATTGATCCCGGACTCTAA